The segment CATTATAACTGAATTTATCAATTGATGTGATGTTAAGATGGTTTGTTTGGCTTTTTAAATCTGCTCTGAAAGGAAACTtggtaattaaataattattgataaGAATAGATTTAAGAATGCTGATCTTTActacttttgtatttttatgtagCTTAATGCTCAATACGAGCTACTTCAGATCTAATTAAGGTTCATGAcggtaataaaaataaagtaaaattggtATGATAAATAGAATTAGTAATACTAAGTctgtaaatttacatgtacagctAAGAAAGAACAACAGAAAGTATCACCAGAACCAAAGGCTAGAAAAGAGGCAAGTTGCAGTGCTCCTAGAGGTACACCACAGGAACAACCTCGAATTCCAACAATGGCAGAGAGGAAGTTCAACAATCCTGAGATGCGGTCAAAAATAGCGCAGAGTGTGGCATCCACCCATCATGCAACATCAGGTGGCAACATTGTTACGATACAACATGGAAAAGTGGTGCCTGTGCACTCGCTAGGTGGGGGAGATGACCACAGTTCCTATCACAGGAGTGTATCTCCATCCAGGCCCCAGGGACAAGGGGGTGTGGTTCAAAGACCTGCTCAACAACAGCAGCCCAGGTGGATCATTCAAGGGGTGCAGTCTCAGCCCCGATTGAGTGCCCCAATTCCGAAACCAGCGCCCCAGCAGCAGATAATACGAGGTGCAGTGGTCCGGCAAGGAGGGGAGAAAATTGTTCTTCAGAGACCCCCCAATCAGGAGGGCACTGGGATACTGAGACAAcaactttttcaaaaaatttcacaATATCCAGAGAGTCATGAAAATGTGTTCACGCAGTACAAACAAGGAGCTGTGTCATCCACAGCTTCATCAGTACAGGAGCTAGTAGAACAGCATGGGCGACAGAGTGCTGTCAGCACAGATATACCAGCCGCTCACTCCGGAGACAGATATTCACCTACTCCCCAGCAGGTACTGTAACTTTGTTTACAGGTAGAAATTATATGAAGAATTGGCCACTGAGTTAAAGGTTCACCTAAAAATCATGCAGTGGATGATAGATCTCTAACCTAACATTTGCTTCATACTGTTCTTAACATACCATACTTGATATTACCggtgtgtaaataaaaaagatattttcatcatattttcaCATAACTATGTCTTTGTTTTATGACATTTATGTGCTTATTTAACGGTATGCACCAttctacaattttttcaatgattttaattCATAGGTTTCCACAATAAGAAGGACCCCATCTCCTGCTCACATCCAGATGGGCCGGGTGTCCCCTGGGCCTCCCCCCGCCCAACAGAGGCGATCCCCAGGACCCCCCACAGACAGGACACAGCCGGTCAACTTGTCTGTATCAGAGATCAATGAGACGCTGGCCACAGCAAGGGTGACACAGAGCCAGGCAGGGACCCTCTATACAGGGGCTGTACATAGGGCTCCCAGCACAGACGATGAATGTCTCCCTGTAAGTCAGACCACAAAAATCCATGAATAACCACTGATGTTCTATTTTTCCTGTTTCCACCAAGCACCTAACATTCCCTTTTTGGTACTTTTTCAGCACATCCTTCCCCCACAACTAATTTTGTAATAATTGTTCATTTTCCCTTTTTTGtcagtttataatatttttatagctCTAGCTCTAGCTCTGTACTATTGTGTTGCTCTTATATTGGagatggattaaaatttttatctgGTGTTACAGGCAAAAGATATGATGAGTTATGCACAGGCACAAGGGGACCTGCTGAAGCATGCCCTTATGACAGGAACTATGCCACCTCATGTGAAGACCAGTGGCTTGTTCCAAAAGTCAGCTCAGAAAGTAAGATTTATTTAACAGatgctttaaaattttgatagattaattgaaaaatatgtatcacaaaatgttaaaagttgtTTAGTCACATAAGAATACCGGTATGTCACTGATTTATAGGAACAAGTCGGGAACCCACTCCCAAGAGATATGGCAGCGATACATTCATACTCTAGAAGAACACCCAGTCCCAGTCACCCAGGTCACGTGGACATGGGTCGCATATCCCCCCACCAACAGCGACACCCTTCCCCTAACCCCACCCAGAGACAGCCTTCCCCCCACAACAGATACCCTAATTACCCACCGCAAAGCCAGCCCTCACCTCCACAAAGACAGTTTTCTCCCAATCCTCGACAGACATCTCCCTATCAGAGGCATCCTAGCCCAAGTCATTCCCCAGGACAGAGTGCAGGAGTACATGGCTCACAGCCAGGGAGGGACTCAGTCAGTCCTGTGGCCACCACTGGGGTCTCTAACGCTCCTAGACGGACCCCCTCACCTAAACCCCAGCACAGACACAAGGAATCGATGGCAGCCTTGGCAAACCCCAGGCCCCAAGCCCCGCCCTCTACTGTCAACATTGGAAAGACATCAGTTCCAATTCGCCAGCCATTTGTGAATTTGGTTCGATTGCAGGAGGTCCCTGGAAACACTGTTTCTGTAAGTCAACAAGTTCCCTCCAAACAGGCACCACAGATCTCGGGCACACAGAGACAAAACCCAGTTCTTCAGTCTCAGCTGTCACAGGGCTATGAACCACATATTTCTCCGGAGAACAAACTGAAAGAACAAGCACCTGCTCCTGCTCCAGTATCATTTCAACGAAAACAGGTTTGCTCGATATGATTTTTCTGATCTTCAAATTTAGTTCAAGTGAGTTATTTATCATCACTGAAACAGAGCATATCgatctttttaaattttctaatgCTAAATAGCCACTACCCctcaaaaagagaaaaaatcaaaaacaaaaaaaagggtAGATGAGTTTAAAAAGTATCTTCATATTCATTGGAGTTTTTTTTGTAACAGGCAAACCCCTTCACATTCCCCCCACATATACCAATGCAGATTTCCAAACTGGAGCCCCATGCTTTCAGTCA is part of the Magallana gigas chromosome 3, xbMagGiga1.1, whole genome shotgun sequence genome and harbors:
- the LOC105343160 gene encoding serine/arginine repetitive matrix protein 1 isoform X1 codes for the protein MHSGEEPGKGKTPPKREKKKRGETKKEQQKVSPEPKARKEASCSAPRGTPQEQPRIPTMAERKFNNPEMRSKIAQSVASTHHATSGGNIVTIQHGKVVPVHSLGGGDDHSSYHRSVSPSRPQGQGGVVQRPAQQQQPRWIIQGVQSQPRLSAPIPKPAPQQQIIRGAVVRQGGEKIVLQRPPNQEGTGILRQQLFQKISQYPESHENVFTQYKQGAVSSTASSVQELVEQHGRQSAVSTDIPAAHSGDRYSPTPQQVSTIRRTPSPAHIQMGRVSPGPPPAQQRRSPGPPTDRTQPVNLSVSEINETLATARVTQSQAGTLYTGAVHRAPSTDDECLPAKDMMSYAQAQGDLLKHALMTGTMPPHVKTSGLFQKSAQKEQVGNPLPRDMAAIHSYSRRTPSPSHPGHVDMGRISPHQQRHPSPNPTQRQPSPHNRYPNYPPQSQPSPPQRQFSPNPRQTSPYQRHPSPSHSPGQSAGVHGSQPGRDSVSPVATTGVSNAPRRTPSPKPQHRHKESMAALANPRPQAPPSTVNIGKTSVPIRQPFVNLVRLQEVPGNTVSVSQQVPSKQAPQISGTQRQNPVLQSQLSQGYEPHISPENKLKEQAPAPAPVSFQRKQANPFTFPPHIPMQISKLEPHAFSQYKDPFPLLEPERKSLPEVRRDKKSLSPDEMPRLTPVNLLRSEKQVQDTEMVEMPAPFSKRLHNIANLPTSSINRSTYRAHSVAVHRAKAGLITSTAKSLDILRQNIQRFINKEIDVIIQDYMEKFFKPGVRNIKLNNGENSVNEEHVQAVCRQILEEAKKMYCTDQSFTPTRPEISDNVSESGSTGSRRLISRKRRGSDSDSEKSSLPVPRKKKGRPPLYVSGRSTPSKTVKANDPVKREGPKWDCDRLTTETFFVMGAKANKALGLGATRGRIYIKHPDIFKYSGDQDDKVWLYENQHMPATGGKTYMLILEDIKDLGKEDDYRDNPSVHVDTLKGFPVPQWMIDKIKIQMAAQRTDTFKSKSRSRSNTPSDIRTGGQEDGAEDKTKKIPFSSFSSPKTEDQDPDKDEKSSSADTETEFLSGNDNDNNSTLSPFNMTGGFDEGASPSPSPSEIENLEEED
- the LOC105343160 gene encoding uncharacterized protein isoform X2; amino-acid sequence: MAERKFNNPEMRSKIAQSVASTHHATSGGNIVTIQHGKVVPVHSLGGGDDHSSYHRSVSPSRPQGQGGVVQRPAQQQQPRWIIQGVQSQPRLSAPIPKPAPQQQIIRGAVVRQGGEKIVLQRPPNQEGTGILRQQLFQKISQYPESHENVFTQYKQGAVSSTASSVQELVEQHGRQSAVSTDIPAAHSGDRYSPTPQQVSTIRRTPSPAHIQMGRVSPGPPPAQQRRSPGPPTDRTQPVNLSVSEINETLATARVTQSQAGTLYTGAVHRAPSTDDECLPAKDMMSYAQAQGDLLKHALMTGTMPPHVKTSGLFQKSAQKEQVGNPLPRDMAAIHSYSRRTPSPSHPGHVDMGRISPHQQRHPSPNPTQRQPSPHNRYPNYPPQSQPSPPQRQFSPNPRQTSPYQRHPSPSHSPGQSAGVHGSQPGRDSVSPVATTGVSNAPRRTPSPKPQHRHKESMAALANPRPQAPPSTVNIGKTSVPIRQPFVNLVRLQEVPGNTVSVSQQVPSKQAPQISGTQRQNPVLQSQLSQGYEPHISPENKLKEQAPAPAPVSFQRKQANPFTFPPHIPMQISKLEPHAFSQYKDPFPLLEPERKSLPEVRRDKKSLSPDEMPRLTPVNLLRSEKQVQDTEMVEMPAPFSKRLHNIANLPTSSINRSTYRAHSVAVHRAKAGLITSTAKSLDILRQNIQRFINKEIDVIIQDYMEKFFKPGVRNIKLNNGENSVNEEHVQAVCRQILEEAKKMYCTDQSFTPTRPEISDNVSESGSTGSRRLISRKRRGSDSDSEKSSLPVPRKKKGRPPLYVSGRSTPSKTVKANDPVKREGPKWDCDRLTTETFFVMGAKANKALGLGATRGRIYIKHPDIFKYSGDQDDKVWLYENQHMPATGGKTYMLILEDIKDLGKEDDYRDNPSVHVDTLKGFPVPQWMIDKIKIQMAAQRTDTFKSKSRSRSNTPSDIRTGGQEDGAEDKTKKIPFSSFSSPKTEDQDPDKDEKSSSADTETEFLSGNDNDNNSTLSPFNMTGGFDEGASPSPSPSEIENLEEED